The Rhipicephalus sanguineus isolate Rsan-2018 chromosome 10, BIME_Rsan_1.4, whole genome shotgun sequence genome segment CATATGCTTACCACAGAACATATctgaatcaatgagcttttactgtataagctTATCTAAAAATAGAACCAGACAGCAGTACCCTCAAACTTTAGAAGAATACCAGACAAACATGAAAACAGAAGCCTCCAAGAGTGTTACACGTTTATTATAATGTGCTAGCCTTCTTAGCAGCCAATGCAGCCTCCTTCTGCAGGGCCTCATTGGCACGCATCTTCTTCAGGCCCTTCTTGTTGTGCCTCTTGGCAAACCGCATGTTCCGCACAAACTTGGCATCCACCTGCAGCACAGACAGATTGAGCACCACAGTTCACCTTGGTCACAATGCCATGGCGCATGCGCCTTTCCTAGAGCGGGAAAGTTGTGAAACGCTATGGCAGGCTCTCCCAGTGTCAGAGGCTTTTGTTCAGCCAATCAAATGCAAATTAATGCAGTAATGTTTTGCTGAGTTAATCCACCAGACTGAAAACCCAGCAATGTCTGCTCGTGCGAACTGAAACTCCTCTAGCTTCTTCAATGCTCTCGACCCCTGTGCTCACTGTATTGCCTCCAACAGCTGAATGAGCAAAAAACTGTGCACCGACAACACTACCGAGCACACCCAACTGAATGCTAATACAAGTGCGTTTCAGCATGTCACCATTTCAGGCCAGAATACTATTCTGTCAACACGACTTGTGTAACCAGCACagttcgcaactttcacggcctataggtagCGCGACTTTATATCTAACACAgtggtcgttgagattatcggcccgctacAGACGGTTTGGAATGCACAtctttggcgaagagttcagctCTTTGCGCTTCGGTTGCAC includes the following:
- the LOC119406259 gene encoding 60S ribosomal protein L29, with protein sequence MAKTKNHTNHNQNRKDHRNGIKRPKKGNKPSMRGVDAKFVRNMRFAKRHNKKGLKKMRANEALQKEAALAAKKASTL